The DNA region AAGCCGGCCCCATCGATTCCACCTGGTCCACAACGGCACGAAGAACCGCAGGGTTGGTGACGATGCCTTCCTTCGCTTCCGAGGAGCGAAGCACGTTCGGCTTTATGAATACCTTCTTCCCCTTAAGTTTCAGGGTAAAGAGCTCGAAAACCCTGACGACAGCCTTATGAACGTTCTCGTATGTTGCGGGATGGATCATTACCTTTGCCACGGGTGAACACCTCTTCTTATCATACTACAAGTTTTGATTTTACGAAAAACAATACTTCTGTCGGGGACAGCACAGGGCTAAGCTGCAGCAACTGTTTTGGCGGGGCAACCTGTACATCTTTGCAAATAACTTTCTATGAGTTATGTTATTATACATATACCAATTCCGGAAGGGAGGCAGGCTATGGAGAATACCTTTAACGAGGTCGGCCCCGAAGGGCTGACGGATAATCCTTTCAAGCTGATCGGCAGGGACTGGATGCTGATCACCGCGGGGACGAAGGGATCGTTCAATACGATGACCGGCGCGTGGGGCGGGCTGGGGGTTATGTGGAATAAGAACGTGGCATTCTGCGTTGTGCGGCCCACGCGGTATACCTTTGAGTTCATGGAGCGGTCGTCGCAGTTTACGCTCTCGTTCTTTGATGAACAGTACCGCGACATCCTGACATACTGCGGGACCAAATCCGGAAGGGATGTCAACAAGGTGGCCGGGGCAGGAATTACGCCGGTTGTTTCAGACAAGGGGATCTATTTCGCGGAGGCGAGGCTGGTATTAATATGCAAAAAGATATATTTCCAGGACCTGCGGCCGGGAAATTTCTTAGTCCCGGAGGTAGAGGAGTTTTATCCCTTAAAGGATTACCACCGGATGTATGTCGGCGAGATCGTGCAGTGCCTTACGCGGTAAAGAGGTGACCGTGACCCGCCACAGAGGAACAACAAAACCATTCATTGTCGTCGCGCTGTTATGGGTGCTGATATCCGCCTGTCCGTTTTTAGCGTTTGCTGCAAGCCGGGCACCTTCGGATTTTGTCGATCTCCATGATGTGATCCCATCGATCGTGCCCGACATCAGGTATTATACCGCCCACAATTTTGTAGGTGAGCGGGTCGACGGATATAATGCCCCGAAATGTATAATTACGAAAAAGGCAGCCGACGCCATTGCCGGGGTGCAGAAAGAATTGATGGATGCCGGTCTTTCTCTCAAGGTCTACGACTGCTACCGGCCGCAGCGCGCGGTGAGTCATTTTGTCAGATGGGCGAAGGACGTAGGCGACACGAAGACGAAAAAGGAATTCTATCCCACCATCGACAAGCGGAACCTTTTCAGGGACGGCTATATCGCCGAAAGATCGGGCCACAGCAGGGGAAGCACCATTGACCTCACGATCGTGCCCATGCCTGTCCCGGCCCAGGAGCGATATGCCCCAGGGCAGACCTTACACGAATGTTATCTGCCGGCGGAAAAACGTTTCAAGGACAACGGTATGGACATGGGAACGGGATTTGACTGCTTTCACGAATTATCCCACACGGCGAACCGGGAAATAGGAAACACGCAGCGCATGGGCAGGCTCCTGCTCAAGACCCTGATGGAGAAATACGGTTTTGTCAATTATGACCGGGAATGGTGGCACTACACGCTGAAGAACGAGCCATACCCGGATACCTATTTTGATTTTGTTATTGAATAGAAGTTAGGGCTACTTAGGATGACTATGGTGTCGGACTATCCTACGCAAACACGCTCATTCCGCTCCAGCGGCGCTGTTACCGGGACTTGCGTCGCCCCCCTCCACGAACAAAGTCCGTGGAGCCTCCCCTTCTCGCCCACGGTGTGGGCTGGTTTATGCCGCTCGCGTTCGGCTTCGGAACTTTTGCTTCGCAAAAGACCGAGCTTCCTCGCCTCACGACGGTTTGCTTAAGGAAAGCCCGACACCATAGTCTACAACCACATTGTATGTAGCAGCGGGTGAACAGAATTTGTAACAAACGGAGGTTTTTGTGGAAGGAACAACGCCAGACAAAAACGGGATGCCCGGAGGGGCGGAAAGAAAGGAAAGGCTTGAGCGATCGAAGAAATCAAGGTTGGTCAGGCAGTTCCTTGCGGGGACCATCTTCATTGCGCTGCTTATCGGCGGCTGGTTCTATTCCATCATCGGCTATTTTATTCCTCTCTGCATGGTCATAGGTGTCAGCGTTGCCAGCGTGAAGGGCAGGACGTGGTGTAACTGGATGTGTCCGCGAGGGTCCTTCGCAGACTCTTACATGAAGATCATAAGTCCTGGAAGAAAGATCCCAAAGGCGCTTCGCTCGCTGCCTGTCCGCATCGGGGTTCTCGCTTTTCTCATGCTCATGCTGGTAGTCCAGATCGTAAGGCTCTGGCCTGACCCTTACGCCATCGGCAGATTTTTCATGATACTCCTTACAGTTACCACCACCGTAGGGATTATCCTGGCAATCATCATACACCAGCGTTCATGGTGTTATGTCTGTCCCATCGGGACGCTCTCCAACTGGGTCGGGAAGAATAAGAACCAGCTTATCATAGACAAAGATGCCTGCATTGAGTGCAAGCTCTGTGGAAAGACCTGCCCCATGCAGCTTGCGCCCTATGAACTGAAGAAGGAGGACCAGATGTCCTTCAAGGGTGATTGCCTGAAATGCAAACTCTGCGTAACGGCCTGCCCCAAGGACGCACTCCGCTTTCCCTGAGCCGGGGATTGGGGACGTCCTTCAATTATTCAATATCCCTTTTTCCACGTGTCCGTGTCCATCAATAGCAATGTTCTTTGTTTCGGCAATCTTCTTCCCTCTCATGACCGCATACGTTATTGAAGACGGCGACATGTGGCAACGCCGGGCAAGATCAGTAACTGCCATGCCAAGGTCGTGCACAGCCACATGGCACAGAACATCTCTGGCCTCGACATGGATCTTCCGGCGCCCCTTAGAAAGGATGTCGTCAGGATTCACGTTGTAGAGCGAGGCTATTCTGTTCGCTAACAGATTGAGGGTATATCCGGCGTGTTGCAGGGCAAGACGGCGTTCCCGGTCTTCATGCGCTTCGGAGAGGATTCTGGAGACAAAATCACTGTCTCCCAGTATCCGTTCATCGCCTTTGAGGCGCTGCTTCTCCTGTCGTATCTCTACCCAGCCTTTGTAGCTTCGCATAAGACCTCCTCCCGTTAAGTCATTGCGTTTGCCCTCATCGAATCCTGATTCTACGAAAGCCCTGTATTTCTTTCTTCCGGTTGCAGGGGTATTGCCGAATAGGCGAAGCACGTAGGACGTATCCTGCCACGTCCTCTGCGATTTGCCCATAAGGGCGCTGTGCCCGCAGTAGGGATATACGTCAAGATCGGAAGGGTGGATGATATGCGCCCGCAGGGGGTTCAGATGGATGTAGCGGACAAGTTCCTTGAAATAGATGTCTTCCTGACAGATAACGGATTTGTATCGATTCTGAAAAAGCTGACCCGACCTGTGATAACGGCGATTGAAAAAGACGGCATATCCTGTAAGGAGACGTCTCATGAGGCTGGCGATGCCTGGAGGACCGCTTCTGAAAAGAAAGTGGGCATGATTAGGTATCAATGCCCAAGCATAGCACGTTGTCCCGGTCTCCGGCAAAAGAGAGGCAAGACGTTCTATGAAATTGTTACGGTCGCGATCACCCCGGAAGATGTTCTTTCTCTCTATTCCCCGGATCATGACGTGATGCAATGCTCCTGCGGCATCAAGTCTGGCTGTACGAGGCATATGAGCGAAAATATATCACGGAGAGGTGATTGCCAATTGAAATATTGAAGGACGTCCCCATTCCCCGTCCCGTTGGGGAAGGCGGCATCGAGGTCTGTCCTGAGCCGGTAGGTGCCATAGGGATGGTATTCTATGGTCTCTTTCGTATTCCCCTCTCCGTCGGTTACGACAGAGGCGGAGTTGAGATGATTGCCGTGGTAGTACTGCATCCTCCCGTCTTCCCGGATGGAGGCTATCCTCTGGGTATTGGCGAAGAGGTGGATGATCGCCTCTGTCTAATCTTTTTGTTGACTTCTTTTGACAGACTTCATTATCGACTTAAGAATCGGGGCCATGCCCAATACCTTCTTCTCATCAAAACAAAAAGTGCTAATTAGGACACTATAATGATTTAGCGAGAGGCAATCTATGGCAGTTAGTTCTGGATAGCCTTTATTTACTCTCTCCCTGCAACTCCATGTAGACATTCCTGCGAATAATGACTGTACGTCCTGTGGAAGTTTTTTAAAATAGTGCAAGCCTTCAAGCCCTTTAATCCGATACATTTCTGATTCCGCTTTGTAATAAGAGTCAAAGTCTTTAAATGAATTAGAGTTGATGCGGACCACAACAATTGGATCTCTGGCGGGACTCGGATCCTCTTGCATTAATATTATATCTTTTTTTGTTTTATAGAATGTGATGGCGAAACTCATTTTTGTTGATGGAGGTGGCGGGTTGTACCAGAACCCTTGCGGAGGAGAAAACTCGATTGGTCCAAGTGTCACTTTTCCCGCAACTTGCTGAAGCAATTTACTCGGATCATCGGTGGCCTCGGAAACGCTGGTTGCCAGTACAATCAACAGAAACAAGAATGCAAAGATGAGCATTATATTCTTTTTCATCATCATCTCCAAAAAACTTAGTGAAAGTAAAAGAAACAACCACGTTGTGGACCTGGTTTTGGAGCTGCACATCTGTCTTGGGCTAAAGGACTGTTACCGTAAAAGTAACCCTCAGTTTGAAATCCCGGCGGTATGCTTTCCATCGGAATACGAGTTCCCCCACAAGTGTAACATGCCCATGAAGCTTTACAATTAGTGGCTCCTGTAAGATTACGAAAAGCCGTGCCAACATCATTGTTATCAGTCGCTATTGGTGTTGCTCCTATTTGCTTCCACTGGCCCGGACAATAATATCCGCCTTCTCGGTAATCAGGTGGCGTAACTCTCCACTCTACATCTCCTGACATCCGCAAAAATTCCTCCCCACCCTGCGTAAGATCATAGATCACTTTCTTCTCACTTTGTGCAAAAGCCTCTGTGCTGGTCCTGTCGGGAAACCATCTATTCCAATTTTTGGCAACATAGCCTGCTCCATATGCTCCTGCCATTGCCCCCAGCATCCCTGCTGCATAGTAGGCCAATCCATCAAGACCTCCGCTCGCATACGCCGCTCCGCCACCCGCTGCCATCACGCCATATCCTGCCCATTGCATGGCAGACGCGCCGTATTCAGCTCCGATGCCTCCGAGAAGCCCGCCCGTTGCCCCTCCTATTACCGCCCCCATCATTGCCCCCTGGAGGATGCCCTGGAGGTTGCCTCCGCTTAATGCAGAGGCGGTAGCTCCTCCTGCAGCGCCCGCGGTGATACCGGCGATGAACGTAGCCATACCCGGGGTTCCGGTACCCCCTGTAGCCCAAAATACTACCGCTGCCACGACCCCGGTAATAAAGGCATTGAACACATCCCCCAGGCTGAACTGTCCTGACGGATCAGTATATAGTACCGGATTATTGAGGCAATAGCTATACCTGTTGAATGCCTGTAAGTTGCCCGGCTCGGGGATGATGGAGTCGGCGGAGATGAACCTCCCTAAGAGGGGATCGTAGAGTCTGGCCTTGTAGTTGTAGAGCCCTGCCTCGTCATCGTCCTCCTGATCCGTGAAGGTATAGTTGACGTTGGGGAAGGCGGCATCGAGGTCTGTCCTTAGCCGGTAGGTGCCATAGGGATGGTATTCTATGGTCTCTTTCGTATTCCCCTCTCCGTCGGTTACGACAGAGGCGGAGTTGAGATGATTGCCGTGGTAGTACTGCATCCTCCCGTCTTCCCGGATGGAGGCTATCCTCTGGGTATTGGCAAAGAGGTGGATGATTGCTTCTTCATTCCGTACCTCATAGACCTCCCCGAAGTAAAGGGTGGTTGCGCCGGTGAAGTGGTTCTCCTTCCTTACCCTCTGATTGTTGCCGTCATAGGTGAAGGTGAGATAGGGCTGGGATGCGCCCCCTCCTACCCTCCTTGAGATAACCGAGGGCTTGTTGTCATGGTTCCAGGCAAGGTCTAAGGTAACGGATGTTCCTCCGTCGTATCGCTGGGTCATGTTGCCGTTTGCGTCATACTGGAAGGAGAGGTTCCCTGCCTGACGCACCGCATGGGGTTTGTTGCCGTAGAGGTAGGTATAGCTCCCCACATCGGATTTGGAGGTGATGTTCCCGATCACATCATAGGCATAGGTGTGGGAGTAGGGGTTGCTGCCTGTGCCGTTCGCGGTTGTGAGCCGGTCGAGGGCATCGTAGGTATAGGTATGGGTGATCGTATTCACCGTATCGGTGAGGGTGGTGATGTTGCCCTTCAGGTCATACTCATAGGAGAGGTTCTGGAGGGTGGCGACGGGGTTTTGTCCCTGAAGCTTTTCTGTGACGAGGGTGGCGAGCCTCATCGTATACGGGTCATAGGTGTAAGAGGTGCGGATGGAGATGTCGTTCGGTTTGGGGAAGGTCGCAACCGTTGGCTGACCGGATGCGGTATGACCGGAGTATTGGACATGGTAGGTGCTCGTGACGTAGTCCCATACACCCACCGTATTGCCGGCAACGTCGTAGACGTAGCCGTAGGACTTCTGGGGGTTTGTCTCATAGGTCATGGTGATCATTCTGCCTGCCGTATCATAGGTCTTGTTGATCGTGATACTGTTTGCACCGATCGTCTTTGTGCTTCTGGTTACCCGCTGCATGAGGTCAAAGGCAAGGACGCGGTCTTCCTTTGTCTCCCCTCCTGAAGGATCGGTGGTGGAGGTGAGCATGCCCTTTGAGTAGGGGATGGAAGGGTCGTCATAGGTATAGGTGACCGTATGGGCGGGATAGACCTTCTGGATGAGGCGGTGTAATGCATCATAGGTAAAGCTGATCGTCTGTCCCTTTGCATCGGTCTGGGAGATGAGGTTCCCTGCCTTGTCGTAGGCGTAGGTCCAGTATCCCATGTCGGGATCGGTCATGGAACGCTTCTTGCCCATGGAGTCGTAGGTCATGGAGGTGGTGTTCTGTTCCGTCTGCCCGTAGGCGGCTACGACCTGGATCAGGTTGCCGAGCGTGTCGTAGGTGTAGACGGTGACGATGCCGCAGGGGTCCTGGGTTGTCCGTAACCGGTTGTGGACGTCATAGGTGGAAGCGCTCCAGTGGTTCATCTGGTCACGTACCTGCCTTGTCAGGCCCTGGTAGGAGGTGATGACCTGCCCCCCGTCAGGGGAGGTGGTCTGTGTTACCCGTGAGAGGCCGTCATACTGGAAGCTCGTGTAGACCGGGGTATCGATGGCGGCGAAGTAGGGGTTCGATTTGTGGGAGACCCTCCCTATCACATCGTAGGAGGTGTCGAGGGCGATCGTCTTGCCCTCGGGGCCTGTCGACCATACCCGGTAGGTCCTGCCGAGACCGTCGAAGAAGGCGTCAGAGTAGTGGTCGATGGGCGAGGCGCCGCCGATGATGTGCTCTCTCTTCTCCACGAACTGGGTAGCGGGGTTGCCGAGGTTCGCGTAGAGGTACGTCGTGTATCCCCCGTCAGGACGGGTCTCCTGGATCAATCTCCCGAAGACATCGTACTGGGAGGTAATAGCATACCCTGTACCCTGGAGGTGGGGAGGGGTAAGGGAGAGGAGCCTGCCGGTGCCGGGGTTATAGACCGTCCTTGTTACGTGGCTTACGGCGTTTGTCGTCTCATAGACAAAGGCCTTTGTTGCAGCGTCATAGGTGTAGGTAGTTGCATGGTTCATGGGATCGATGACAGAAGAGATGCTGCCTTCGGTGGCGTACTGGTAGGTTACTACAGGGTTCCGGGTGGGATTGCTGTTTGCACATTCTGAAGCGGGATTGTCGCTTTTGCAGACCTCTTCAGTGAGAAGGTTCCCGGTGGTGGAATGGTAGGTCATCCACTTCGCGCTTTTGATGTTCCCCGAGTGATCCTTGACCTTCACCTCTGTCGGCTTGGCGATGATCCAGGGAGTGGTGTAGTTCGTATAGGCATAGGAGGTGTCCACGTCCTCTTCGGCGGCGGCGCCGTGCTTATACTCACGGATAACGTTCAGGTAGGTAGTGTCATATTCATAGTCGATGGCGTAGGTATAGGGGGCATAGCCGCTATCGGTGACGGTTGATTGCACGGTTTGGAGGTAGGGATACGTGACGCCGACTGCCATGGTCCCGATCAACCAGGTGTTGTTCACCTGGCGGGTGTGTCCCTCGAAGGAGGTGGTGAGCTCCGCCTCGGTGGAACCCTTGCAGGTGATGTCCTGGTGGTACCATGTTTCTGTCTTCGATTCATAGGTGGAGGCATCCCGCATCTGGTACGCAACGGCGTATCGGAAGCCCCTGAACTCCCTCTCTATGTAATCGAATAATCCTCCGGAGTACGCATACTTCGTGGTGTATGAGCGCCCCCTGCCGTCGCTGTGCGTTATCTGCGAGACGGTCCAGACGATAAAGGGCAGATAGGTGTTCTGATAGGCAGAGGAAGGGGTGTAGGAGATGGAGGTGGTGGCGCCGAGACCGTTGGTGATAGATACGAGGAGGTCGTTGCCCGCATCGGCGAACTTAACCTTCCGCTTGCCGGTGGTCGTATAGTAATTGATATCGGTCCTGCCGTCGCCGTTGAAGTCTCTACACTCCCAACAGCCCGGGTCCAAGTCCAAACAGTACCTGTCAGGCATGTTGAAACAGGGTCCGTCGGTAAAGGTGCCGTCGCCGTTACTAAACTTTACTTTCCAGCTTCCGTCAGAAGGTGTAGTGTAATAAACGATGTCAGTTTTGCCGTCGCCGTTAAAGTCGCCGTAGGACCAATAACCCGGATCCGAGGAGTACCTGTCGGGGATGCTAAACCGGGGTCCATCGGTAAACGTTCCGTCGCCGTTGCTGAACTTGATCTTCCAGCTTCCGTCAGAAGGTGTGGCGTAGTAAATGATGTCAGTTTTTCCATCCCCGTTGAAGTCGCCATAGGACCAGAATGATGGGGACCAGCTGTATATGTCGGGGACAGAGAATGCAGGACCGTCGATAAAGGTGCCGTCGCCGTTACTGAACTTCATCTTTCGATAGCCGCTTGAAGTGTAGTAACAGATGTCCGTCTTCCCGTCGCCGTTAAAGTCGCCGTAGGACCAATAACCCGGATCCGAGGAGTACCTGTCAGGGACGCTAAACCGGGGTCCATCGGTAAAGGTGCCGTCTCCGTTGCTGAACTTGATCTTCCAGCTTCCGTCAGAAGGTGTGGCGTAGTAAATGATGTCAGTTTTTCCATCCCCGTTGAAGTCGCCATAGGACCAGAATGATGGGGACCAGCTGTATATGTCGGGGACAGAGAATGCAGGACCGTCGATAAAGGTGCCGTCGCCGTTACTGAACTTCATCTTTCGATAGCCGCTTGAAGTGTAGTAACAGATGTCCGTCTTCCCGTCGCCGTTGAAATCACCATACCACCAGAACGATGATTCCCAACGGTATCTATCGGACACGGCAAATGCAGGGCCGTCGGTAAAGGTGCCATCGCCGTTACTGAACTTTATCTTTCGGTCGGTTCCGGGTCCTTTTATAAGGTAGCAGATGTCCGTCTTCCCGTCGCCGTTAAAATCACCATACCACCAGAACAACGGATCCCAACTGTATACATATGGCCAGAACCACGGATCATAACTGTATATATCCTGGTGGACGTCAATCTCGCCGCCGTCATAGAACGAGTTGGTCTTTTGTTCATCCCACCCAAGCGTCACCGGGGGGAGTGCATCTCCCGCGGTGATCGTTCCCGACGCATCGAGCGCCGTGTTGTTCCCGAAGAGCGTCACCGTCTTGAGGAGCGATCGCCAGGTGCTCCCGCTTGTCACGTAGGTGAGGCGGTACGCCCGGACTATTGCCCCTCCCGCTCTTATCTCGATCGTCTTCAATCTCTTTGCGGTCTTCACCTGATAATTGGTGGTGAACATGACGGGGACGTCCGTCCGTGACTCAAGGTAGAACTTCACGTAGTTCGTTGTGCCTAAGCCTGCGGCAGTGTTCCCCGTGTAGTCGATCCTGTCGGGATAGATCTCCCCCTGGTCTTTTGTGTAGGAGACGGTCATATAGTTGCCGTTCGTATCGATGACCTTGTCAAGACACCACTTGAAGACCTTCGTGCCGCTTACAAAATCCTGCCGTGAGGCAGCAGTGGAACCGTAGTAGTACTTTGTCCCTTCCTTGCTTGTTACCTCCCATCCGCCGGTTGAGGTATTGTAATAGTATTTGGAAAGCGTCCCTTCGATCCGTGCCCCATAGTAGTTCGTGCCCCAGTCGGTCCGGGAGACAAGCTCTGCGGAAGAGCCGTTGATCGCTGCCACGTAGGTGTTTGTGGTATAGCTCACACCCCGCTTCGTCGAGCGCTGGATCGCGCCCAGGTCGATCGTCCATCCCATGCCGATCCACCCGCTTCCTTGTTGGCTGCTATAGTTAAGGGCAAGCTGGGGAGCAATGCCTTTTCTTCCCGGGGGAACTTCAATGGGTATCTTCGCCGTTGCAGCCCCGGCAAAACGGGAGACGTTGGTTGAGGGGGAGAGCGCACTTGTAATGCCACCGCCGGCTCCTCCCGGAACCGACATCATCATTGTCCGTGAAGGGGCTTTTGATTCTTCCTCATTCGTCCTTTCAACGGATTCTTGTGCGGCAGGCTGCTGTGCCTTTGAGGGTTCCGCGGCATAGGCGGAGGGCACGAAGAGATCTGCCGCGAAGGAGAGGCACAGCCCTGCATGGGGCATGGAAAAGAGTGAGAATAGGACGATCAGAAGCCAGGTAAAACGGCGGAAAGGCCGTGACCCGGACAGACGCATGGATGACCCCCCCTTTGCACTACAATAAAGGGGCATCAGAGAGATACGTCTTCCTTTCTTCTGTATTGTGATGAGAGCGCTGTCCATGATCCCCCCATGAATCTACTCTTGTATGTGTTTGTGTATCAGAAGCAGGGAGATGGCGTCAACGGAAATGATCCGGATTGACCAGAATCAGGGACGGATCGGGCGGGTTGGGGTTTTTATTAAGCCTTATAGAGAATGCCGTTGGTATCTCCATGGGGGATTTTTCAAGATCTTATCGCCGTCTTATTTGCGGGTGATGGCCAGGATTATGACTTTGCCGACGACAATATGATAATATGCACTGAGATTGCCGCTTCTCAATCTATAGAGGGGCGGGTCAAAACCTGTTAACTTCTTGATCCTTGTCTTTCCGAAAGGGAGGGGAGAGATCTCCAGATATGATCCCACATCCTTTACAAACCGGATG from Syntrophorhabdaceae bacterium includes:
- a CDS encoding flavin reductase, yielding MENTFNEVGPEGLTDNPFKLIGRDWMLITAGTKGSFNTMTGAWGGLGVMWNKNVAFCVVRPTRYTFEFMERSSQFTLSFFDEQYRDILTYCGTKSGRDVNKVAGAGITPVVSDKGIYFAEARLVLICKKIYFQDLRPGNFLVPEVEEFYPLKDYHRMYVGEIVQCLTR
- a CDS encoding M15 family metallopeptidase — encoded protein: MTRHRGTTKPFIVVALLWVLISACPFLAFAASRAPSDFVDLHDVIPSIVPDIRYYTAHNFVGERVDGYNAPKCIITKKAADAIAGVQKELMDAGLSLKVYDCYRPQRAVSHFVRWAKDVGDTKTKKEFYPTIDKRNLFRDGYIAERSGHSRGSTIDLTIVPMPVPAQERYAPGQTLHECYLPAEKRFKDNGMDMGTGFDCFHELSHTANREIGNTQRMGRLLLKTLMEKYGFVNYDREWWHYTLKNEPYPDTYFDFVIE
- a CDS encoding 4Fe-4S binding protein; protein product: MEGTTPDKNGMPGGAERKERLERSKKSRLVRQFLAGTIFIALLIGGWFYSIIGYFIPLCMVIGVSVASVKGRTWCNWMCPRGSFADSYMKIISPGRKIPKALRSLPVRIGVLAFLMLMLVVQIVRLWPDPYAIGRFFMILLTVTTTVGIILAIIIHQRSWCYVCPIGTLSNWVGKNKNQLIIDKDACIECKLCGKTCPMQLAPYELKKEDQMSFKGDCLKCKLCVTACPKDALRFP
- a CDS encoding transposase, translating into MIRGIERKNIFRGDRDRNNFIERLASLLPETGTTCYAWALIPNHAHFLFRSGPPGIASLMRRLLTGYAVFFNRRYHRSGQLFQNRYKSVICQEDIYFKELVRYIHLNPLRAHIIHPSDLDVYPYCGHSALMGKSQRTWQDTSYVLRLFGNTPATGRKKYRAFVESGFDEGKRNDLTGGGLMRSYKGWVEIRQEKQRLKGDERILGDSDFVSRILSEAHEDRERRLALQHAGYTLNLLANRIASLYNVNPDDILSKGRRKIHVEARDVLCHVAVHDLGMAVTDLARRCHMSPSSITYAVMRGKKIAETKNIAIDGHGHVEKGILNN
- a CDS encoding FG-GAP-like repeat-containing protein, yielding MDSALITIQKKGRRISLMPLYCSAKGGSSMRLSGSRPFRRFTWLLIVLFSLFSMPHAGLCLSFAADLFVPSAYAAEPSKAQQPAAQESVERTNEEESKAPSRTMMMSVPGGAGGGITSALSPSTNVSRFAGAATAKIPIEVPPGRKGIAPQLALNYSSQQGSGWIGMGWTIDLGAIQRSTKRGVSYTTNTYVAAINGSSAELVSRTDWGTNYYGARIEGTLSKYYYNTSTGGWEVTSKEGTKYYYGSTAASRQDFVSGTKVFKWCLDKVIDTNGNYMTVSYTKDQGEIYPDRIDYTGNTAAGLGTTNYVKFYLESRTDVPVMFTTNYQVKTAKRLKTIEIRAGGAIVRAYRLTYVTSGSTWRSLLKTVTLFGNNTALDASGTITAGDALPPVTLGWDEQKTNSFYDGGEIDVHQDIYSYDPWFWPYVYSWDPLFWWYGDFNGDGKTDICYLIKGPGTDRKIKFSNGDGTFTDGPAFAVSDRYRWESSFWWYGDFNGDGKTDICYYTSSGYRKMKFSNGDGTFIDGPAFSVPDIYSWSPSFWSYGDFNGDGKTDIIYYATPSDGSWKIKFSNGDGTFTDGPRFSVPDRYSSDPGYWSYGDFNGDGKTDICYYTSSGYRKMKFSNGDGTFIDGPAFSVPDIYSWSPSFWSYGDFNGDGKTDIIYYATPSDGSWKIKFSNGDGTFTDGPRFSIPDRYSSDPGYWSYGDFNGDGKTDIVYYTTPSDGSWKVKFSNGDGTFTDGPCFNMPDRYCLDLDPGCWECRDFNGDGRTDINYYTTTGKRKVKFADAGNDLLVSITNGLGATTSISYTPSSAYQNTYLPFIVWTVSQITHSDGRGRSYTTKYAYSGGLFDYIEREFRGFRYAVAYQMRDASTYESKTETWYHQDITCKGSTEAELTTSFEGHTRQVNNTWLIGTMAVGVTYPYLQTVQSTVTDSGYAPYTYAIDYEYDTTYLNVIREYKHGAAAEEDVDTSYAYTNYTTPWIIAKPTEVKVKDHSGNIKSAKWMTYHSTTGNLLTEEVCKSDNPASECANSNPTRNPVVTYQYATEGSISSVIDPMNHATTYTYDAATKAFVYETTNAVSHVTRTVYNPGTGRLLSLTPPHLQGTGYAITSQYDVFGRLIQETRPDGGYTTYLYANLGNPATQFVEKREHIIGGASPIDHYSDAFFDGLGRTYRVWSTGPEGKTIALDTSYDVIGRVSHKSNPYFAAIDTPVYTSFQYDGLSRVTQTTSPDGGQVITSYQGLTRQVRDQMNHWSASTYDVHNRLRTTQDPCGIVTVYTYDTLGNLIQVVAAYGQTEQNTTSMTYDSMGKKRSMTDPDMGYWTYAYDKAGNLISQTDAKGQTISFTYDALHRLIQKVYPAHTVTYTYDDPSIPYSKGMLTSTTDPSGGETKEDRVLAFDLMQRVTRSTKTIGANSITINKTYDTAGRMITMTYETNPQKSYGYVYDVAGNTVGVWDYVTSTYHVQYSGHTASGQPTVATFPKPNDISIRTSYTYDPYTMRLATLVTEKLQGQNPVATLQNLSYEYDLKGNITTLTDTVNTITHTYTYDALDRLTTANGTGSNPYSHTYAYDVIGNITSKSDVGSYTYLYGNKPHAVRQAGNLSFQYDANGNMTQRYDGGTSVTLDLAWNHDNKPSVISRRVGGGASQPYLTFTYDGNNQRVRKENHFTGATTLYFGEVYEVRNEEAIIHLFANTQRIASIREDGRMQYYHGNHLNSASVVTDGEGNTKETIEYHPYGTYRLRTDLDAAFPNVNYTFTDQEDDDEAGLYNYKARLYDPLLGRFISADSIIPEPGNLQAFNRYSYCLNNPVLYTDPSGQFSLGDVFNAFITGVVAAVVFWATGGTGTPGMATFIAGITAGAAGGATASALSGGNLQGILQGAMMGAVIGGATGGLLGGIGAEYGASAMQWAGYGVMAAGGGAAYASGGLDGLAYYAAGMLGAMAGAYGAGYVAKNWNRWFPDRTSTEAFAQSEKKVIYDLTQGGEEFLRMSGDVEWRVTPPDYREGGYYCPGQWKQIGATPIATDNNDVGTAFRNLTGATNCKASWACYTCGGTRIPMESIPPGFQTEGYFYGNSPLAQDRCAAPKPGPQRGCFFYFH